The following are from one region of the Nocardioides marmotae genome:
- the kynA gene encoding tryptophan 2,3-dioxygenase yields the protein MTGIPAERPLEEGVRTDFHGEMSYGRYLDLDRLLSAQHPRSTPEHHDEMLFIVQHQTSELWLKLVLHELREARALLDADRLEPALKCLARVKAIQRTLIQQWSVLATLTPREYAEFRGALGSSSGFQSHQYRAVEFVLGNKSAAMLQVFESEPEAHALLATLLEEPTLYDAFLRLLARRGLDVPADVLERDVREPWSYREDLVPVFRRVYEERDLPWGLYEACEDLVDLEDNLQEWRFRHLRTVQRTIGFQRGTGGSSGVGFLRKALDLTFFPELYAVRGEVRA from the coding sequence ATGACCGGCATCCCTGCGGAGCGACCCCTCGAGGAGGGCGTGCGCACCGACTTCCACGGCGAGATGAGCTACGGCCGCTACCTCGACCTGGACCGGCTGCTGTCGGCCCAGCACCCGCGCAGCACGCCGGAGCACCACGACGAGATGCTCTTCATCGTCCAGCACCAGACCTCCGAGCTGTGGCTCAAGCTGGTCCTCCACGAGCTGCGCGAGGCGCGCGCACTGCTGGACGCCGACCGTCTCGAGCCGGCGCTGAAGTGCCTGGCCCGGGTCAAGGCGATCCAGCGCACGCTCATCCAGCAGTGGTCGGTGCTGGCGACGCTGACCCCGCGGGAGTACGCCGAGTTCCGTGGCGCGCTGGGCAGCAGCTCGGGCTTCCAGTCCCACCAGTACCGCGCCGTCGAGTTCGTCCTCGGCAACAAGTCCGCCGCCATGCTCCAGGTCTTCGAGTCCGAGCCGGAGGCGCACGCGCTGCTCGCGACCCTGCTGGAGGAGCCGACGCTCTACGACGCCTTCCTGCGCCTGCTCGCCCGCCGCGGCCTCGACGTCCCGGCCGACGTCCTCGAGCGCGACGTGCGCGAGCCGTGGTCCTACCGCGAGGACCTGGTGCCGGTCTTCCGCCGGGTCTATGAGGAGCGCGACCTGCCGTGGGGGCTCTACGAGGCCTGCGAGGACCTCGTCGACCTCGAGGACAACCTCCAGGAGTGGCGCTTCCGCCACCTGCGCACCGTGCAGCGCACCATCGGCTTCCAGCGCGGCACCGGCGGCTCCTCCGGCGTGGGCTTCCTGCGCAAGGCGCTCGACCTGACGTTCTTCCCCGAGCTGTACGCCGTGCGCGGCGAGGTGCGCGCGTGA
- a CDS encoding putative protein N(5)-glutamine methyltransferase codes for MRVVERLRAAGCVYAEEEAALLVGAAADAADLEQMVAARIAGTPVEQVVGWADFGGLRVVVEPGVFVPRRRTTLLVRLAVERLAGPGPGAVVVDVCCGSGAVAAAIRAARPDIEVHAADLDPAAVACARRNLPAEVVHEGDLLAALPRHLLGRVDVVVANAPYVPTDEVALMPPEARDHEHRVALDGGADGLDVQRRLAATVGPWLAPGASVVVETGRHQAERSADLLRGAGLAAVVVEDAEVEGCAVLATAGVTVAA; via the coding sequence GTGAGGGTGGTCGAGCGGCTGCGCGCGGCGGGCTGCGTGTACGCCGAGGAGGAGGCCGCGCTGCTGGTCGGGGCGGCGGCCGACGCGGCCGACCTCGAGCAGATGGTCGCCGCCCGGATCGCCGGCACCCCGGTGGAGCAGGTCGTCGGCTGGGCGGACTTCGGCGGGCTGCGCGTGGTGGTCGAGCCGGGGGTCTTCGTGCCCCGGCGGCGTACGACGCTGCTGGTGCGGCTCGCGGTCGAGCGGCTGGCCGGTCCCGGCCCCGGCGCGGTCGTCGTCGACGTGTGCTGCGGCTCGGGGGCCGTGGCGGCCGCGATCCGCGCCGCGCGCCCCGACATCGAGGTGCACGCCGCCGACCTCGACCCCGCCGCCGTCGCCTGCGCGCGGCGCAACCTGCCCGCCGAGGTCGTGCACGAGGGCGACCTGCTCGCCGCGCTGCCGCGCCACCTGCTCGGTCGCGTGGACGTGGTGGTGGCCAACGCGCCGTACGTCCCGACCGACGAGGTCGCCCTGATGCCGCCCGAGGCCCGCGACCACGAGCACCGGGTCGCGCTCGACGGCGGCGCCGACGGCCTCGACGTGCAGCGGCGGCTGGCGGCGACCGTGGGGCCGTGGCTCGCACCCGGCGCGAGCGTCGTCGTGGAGACCGGCCGGCACCAGGCCGAGCGGTCCGCGGACCTCCTGCGCGGGGCCGGCCTGGCCGCCGTCGTGGTCGAGGACGCGGAGGTCGAGGGCTGTGCCGTCCTCGCGACGGCGGGGGTTACCGTCGCGGCATGA
- a CDS encoding NADH:flavin oxidoreductase — MSAPDVFAPATLGPVRLRNRTVKAATFEGRTPHGQVTDELIDYHLAPVRGGVGLTTVAYLAVAPEGRTHREVIVVGEDTLAGLTRLADAVHAEGAAIAGQVGHAGPVANGRSNGVKAIAASGMPSPLSMQMIRSATEADLTRVTKAYVAAARLLVRAGFDVLELHMAHSYLISSFLAPGLNRRKDRWGGSLENRARLARQVARAVRDEVGGEVAVTAKVSTSDGFPGGVTTETGLEVARLLEADGNLDALQLSGGSSLMNPMYLFRGDAPVAEFAAAMPLPVRLGMRTPVGRSFMKTYEFHEGYFRDKALQFREALSLPLMFLGGVNRLETMQQAMADGFEYVAMGRALLREPDLLARMQAGRAVEGVCIHCNRCMPTIYAAGGTRCPVALEISGSPASA; from the coding sequence GTGAGCGCTCCCGACGTCTTCGCCCCCGCCACCCTCGGACCCGTCCGGCTGCGCAACCGCACCGTCAAGGCCGCGACGTTCGAGGGCCGCACGCCGCACGGCCAGGTGACCGACGAGCTGATCGACTACCACCTCGCCCCGGTCCGCGGCGGCGTCGGGCTGACCACCGTGGCCTACCTCGCCGTGGCGCCCGAGGGCCGCACGCACCGCGAGGTGATCGTGGTCGGCGAGGACACCCTCGCCGGGCTGACCCGGCTCGCCGACGCCGTCCACGCCGAGGGCGCCGCGATCGCCGGGCAGGTCGGCCATGCCGGCCCGGTCGCCAACGGCCGCTCCAACGGCGTCAAGGCGATCGCCGCCAGCGGCATGCCGAGCCCGCTGTCGATGCAGATGATCCGCTCGGCGACCGAGGCCGACCTCACCCGCGTCACCAAGGCGTACGTCGCCGCCGCCCGGCTGCTCGTGCGCGCCGGCTTCGACGTGCTCGAGCTGCACATGGCGCACAGCTACCTGATCTCCTCCTTCCTCGCCCCCGGCCTCAACCGCCGGAAGGACCGTTGGGGTGGCTCGCTGGAGAACCGTGCCCGGCTCGCCCGGCAGGTCGCCCGCGCCGTCCGCGACGAGGTCGGCGGCGAGGTGGCGGTGACCGCGAAGGTCTCCACCTCCGACGGGTTCCCCGGTGGCGTCACCACCGAGACCGGCCTCGAGGTCGCGCGGCTGCTCGAGGCCGACGGCAACCTCGACGCGCTCCAGCTCTCCGGCGGCAGCTCGCTGATGAACCCGATGTACCTCTTCCGCGGCGACGCCCCGGTCGCGGAGTTCGCCGCCGCCATGCCGCTGCCGGTCCGCCTCGGCATGCGCACCCCCGTCGGCAGGTCGTTCATGAAGACCTACGAGTTCCACGAGGGCTACTTCCGCGACAAGGCCCTGCAGTTCCGTGAGGCGCTCTCGCTGCCGCTGATGTTCCTCGGCGGCGTCAACCGCCTCGAGACGATGCAGCAGGCGATGGCCGACGGCTTCGAGTACGTCGCCATGGGCCGGGCCCTGCTCCGCGAGCCCGACCTGCTCGCCCGGATGCAGGCCGGCCGCGCCGTGGAGGGCGTGTGCATCCACTGCAACCGCTGCATGCCGACCATCTACGCCGCCGGCGGCACCCGCTGCCCGGTCGCCCTCGAGATCTCCGGGTCGCCCGCCTCCGCCTGA
- a CDS encoding NAD(P)H-dependent amine dehydrogenase family protein, with amino-acid sequence MAQVIPEKPLRVVVWSTGTIGRHAIAGIDAHPDLELVGVWVSNPVKDGKDAGELAELGRELGIAATTDRNALLALAPDAIVHTAMADDRVFECIEDLVGFVEAGIDVVSSGPVLLQWPEGILPPEMIARIEEACRKGGASLHVNGIDPGFANDVLPLVLTSLSRRIDEVRVMEVCDYSTYYQPVVMGEMFGFGKPMDELGMLWYPGILTMAWGSVVRQIAAALDVTLDEPLTEEVDRRPAARDTASVSGDIAAGTMGAVRFQVIGKVDGVPRVVLEHVTRTDASEHDDWERPPAGTDGCYRVRITGEPMMQVDFLHHGEHGDHNVSGMITTAQRLVNALPAVVAAEPGIVRAVDLPLVTGRGLVTGTRERAGR; translated from the coding sequence ATGGCACAGGTCATCCCCGAGAAGCCCCTGCGCGTGGTCGTCTGGTCGACGGGGACCATCGGCCGGCACGCGATCGCCGGCATCGACGCCCACCCCGACCTCGAGCTGGTCGGCGTCTGGGTCTCCAACCCGGTCAAGGACGGCAAGGACGCCGGCGAGCTCGCCGAGCTCGGCCGTGAGCTCGGGATCGCGGCGACGACCGACCGCAACGCGCTCCTCGCCCTGGCGCCGGACGCGATCGTGCACACGGCGATGGCCGACGACCGCGTCTTCGAGTGCATCGAGGACCTCGTCGGCTTCGTCGAGGCCGGCATCGACGTGGTCAGCAGCGGGCCGGTGCTGCTCCAGTGGCCCGAGGGGATCCTCCCTCCGGAGATGATCGCCCGGATCGAGGAGGCCTGCCGGAAGGGCGGCGCGAGCCTGCACGTGAACGGGATCGATCCCGGCTTCGCCAACGACGTGCTGCCGCTGGTGCTGACCAGCCTCTCCCGGCGCATCGACGAGGTGCGCGTGATGGAGGTCTGCGACTACTCCACCTACTACCAGCCGGTGGTGATGGGGGAGATGTTCGGCTTCGGCAAGCCGATGGACGAGCTCGGCATGCTCTGGTACCCCGGCATCCTCACCATGGCCTGGGGCAGCGTCGTGCGCCAGATCGCCGCCGCCCTCGACGTCACCCTCGACGAGCCGCTCACCGAGGAGGTCGACCGCCGGCCCGCCGCCCGCGACACCGCCTCGGTCTCCGGGGACATCGCCGCCGGGACGATGGGCGCGGTGCGGTTCCAGGTGATCGGCAAGGTCGACGGCGTGCCGCGGGTGGTGCTCGAGCACGTCACCCGCACCGACGCGAGCGAGCACGACGACTGGGAGCGCCCGCCGGCCGGCACCGACGGCTGCTACCGGGTCCGGATCACCGGCGAGCCGATGATGCAGGTCGACTTCCTCCACCACGGCGAGCACGGCGACCACAACGTCAGCGGCATGATCACCACCGCGCAGCGGCTGGTGAACGCCCTGCCCGCCGTCGTCGCCGCCGAGCCCGGCATCGTCCGCGCGGTCGACCTGCCGCTGGTCACCGGCCGCGGCCTGGTCACCGGCACCCGCGAGCGGGCCGGCCGATGA
- a CDS encoding SDR family oxidoreductase, with protein sequence MTILDRFTTTDQVAVVTGAGRGIGAATAVALAESGSDVVVSARTAGQLEEVADRIRAAGRRAVVVPADLSDLDAVAGLAHAAYDAFGRLDTVVNNVGGTIPNAFLDTTPDYLEEAFHFNVTTAHALSVAAVPLMLKGPEGQKSITCISSMMGRSAGRGYLAYGTAKAALAHWARLAATDLAPRIRVNGIYVGSVMTSALEFVAGVPEMMDQLETKTPLGRVGEAEDIAAAVVYLSSRAGQYVTGKLLEVDGGIQAPNLDLGLPDVSG encoded by the coding sequence ATGACGATCCTCGACCGGTTCACCACCACCGACCAGGTCGCGGTCGTCACCGGCGCCGGCCGCGGGATCGGCGCCGCCACGGCCGTCGCGCTGGCCGAGTCCGGCTCCGACGTCGTCGTCTCCGCGCGCACCGCCGGCCAGCTGGAGGAGGTCGCCGACCGGATCCGCGCCGCGGGGCGCCGGGCCGTCGTCGTACCGGCCGACCTCAGCGACCTCGACGCGGTCGCCGGCCTCGCGCACGCGGCGTACGACGCCTTCGGCCGGCTCGACACGGTCGTCAACAACGTCGGCGGGACCATCCCGAACGCCTTCCTCGACACGACGCCGGACTACCTGGAGGAGGCGTTCCACTTCAACGTCACGACCGCGCACGCGCTGAGCGTCGCCGCGGTGCCGCTGATGCTGAAGGGCCCCGAGGGGCAGAAGTCGATCACCTGCATCAGCTCGATGATGGGCCGCTCGGCCGGCCGCGGCTACCTCGCGTACGGCACCGCGAAGGCCGCCCTCGCGCACTGGGCGCGGCTCGCGGCCACCGACCTGGCGCCGCGGATCCGGGTCAACGGGATCTACGTCGGCTCGGTGATGACCAGCGCGCTGGAGTTCGTCGCCGGGGTGCCCGAGATGATGGACCAGCTCGAGACCAAGACCCCGCTCGGCCGCGTCGGGGAGGCCGAGGACATCGCGGCGGCGGTCGTCTACCTCAGCTCGCGCGCCGGCCAGTACGTCACCGGGAAGCTGCTCGAGGTCGACGGCGGCATCCAGGCGCCCAACCTCGACCTGGGGCTGCCGGACGTGTCGGGGTGA
- a CDS encoding MBL fold metallo-hydrolase, giving the protein MTTSSGPGTSTAHAVSPDSGEHWTAEGAWEVADGIHRIPLPLPMDGLRAVNVYVVVADDGLTLVDGGWAIPQARELLERCLKQVGAGFGDIRRFLVTHVHRDHYTLARVLGTELGVDVALGLGDRPALELMRDAASMTENPFAGALRTAGALDLAEQWNAPDDGDPEAGKLPDPAQWAFADTWLDGDQRIEVGPRTLDAVHTPGHTPGHYVYAERDAGLLFAGDHVLPTITPSIGFTMPTVDQPLGDFMASLTKVRSLPDLRVLPAHGPVAPSSHVRVDELLAHHETRLTDSLAALSAGPRTAHQVAGRLGWTRHEHAYDTLDVFSRGMAAMETKAHLELLVARGLATRSETSDGVVFAAV; this is encoded by the coding sequence GTGACGACCTCATCCGGCCCCGGCACCTCCACCGCCCACGCTGTCTCCCCCGACTCCGGCGAGCACTGGACCGCCGAGGGCGCCTGGGAGGTGGCCGACGGCATCCACCGCATCCCCCTGCCGCTGCCGATGGACGGTCTGCGGGCGGTCAACGTGTACGTCGTCGTGGCCGACGACGGGCTGACGCTGGTCGACGGCGGGTGGGCGATCCCGCAGGCGCGCGAGCTGCTCGAGCGGTGCCTGAAGCAGGTCGGCGCCGGGTTCGGCGACATCCGCCGCTTCCTCGTCACCCACGTCCACCGCGACCACTACACGCTCGCGCGGGTGCTCGGCACCGAGCTCGGCGTCGACGTCGCCCTCGGCCTGGGCGACCGGCCGGCGCTGGAGCTGATGCGGGACGCCGCCTCGATGACCGAGAACCCCTTCGCCGGTGCGCTGCGCACCGCCGGCGCCCTCGACCTCGCCGAGCAGTGGAACGCCCCCGACGACGGCGACCCCGAGGCCGGCAAGCTGCCCGACCCCGCGCAGTGGGCCTTCGCCGACACCTGGCTCGACGGCGACCAGCGGATCGAGGTCGGCCCGCGCACCCTCGACGCCGTGCACACCCCCGGGCACACCCCTGGGCACTACGTGTACGCCGAGCGCGACGCCGGCCTGCTCTTCGCCGGCGACCACGTCCTGCCGACGATCACCCCCTCCATCGGCTTCACGATGCCCACCGTCGACCAGCCGCTCGGCGACTTCATGGCCTCGCTGACCAAGGTCCGCTCGCTGCCCGACCTCCGGGTCCTGCCCGCCCACGGCCCGGTCGCCCCCTCCTCGCACGTCCGGGTCGACGAGCTGCTCGCCCACCACGAGACCCGCCTGACCGACTCGCTCGCCGCCCTCTCCGCCGGCCCGCGCACCGCCCACCAGGTCGCCGGCCGCCTCGGCTGGACCCGCCACGAGCACGCCTACGACACCCTCGACGTCTTCAGCCGCGGCATGGCCGCCATGGAGACCAAGGCCCACCTCGAGCTGCTCGTCGCCCGGGGGCTCGCCACCCGCTCCGAGACCTCCGACGGGGTTGTGTTCGCGGCCGTGTGA
- a CDS encoding GNAT family N-acetyltransferase yields MTVHTTTVPFSALSPAEVYAVARLRQQVFVVEQECPYPDLDGRDLEDGTRHVLLRDSSDSGPAAGLLGYARVLDDGEVWRIGRVLLDPPARGRGLADVLMHAALAACPGRDVVLDAQSPLARWYATFGFVVDGPEFVEDGIPHVPMRLVV; encoded by the coding sequence ATGACCGTCCACACCACCACCGTGCCGTTCTCGGCGCTCTCGCCCGCCGAGGTGTACGCCGTCGCGCGGCTGCGCCAGCAGGTCTTCGTCGTCGAGCAGGAGTGCCCCTACCCCGACCTCGACGGCCGCGACCTCGAGGACGGCACCCGGCACGTGCTGCTCCGCGACTCCTCCGACTCCGGTCCCGCTGCCGGGCTCCTCGGCTATGCCCGCGTGCTCGACGACGGGGAGGTGTGGCGGATCGGGCGGGTGCTGCTCGACCCGCCCGCCCGCGGCCGCGGGCTCGCCGACGTCCTCATGCACGCCGCGCTCGCCGCGTGCCCCGGGCGCGACGTCGTGCTCGACGCCCAGTCACCCCTCGCCCGCTGGTACGCCACCTTCGGCTTCGTCGTCGATGGGCCGGAGTTCGTCGAGGACGGCATCCCGCACGTCCCCATGCGCCTCGTTGTGTGA
- a CDS encoding alpha/beta hydrolase, with the protein MPSLTHQALAWSLPRLRRSRELDSPETERARIEQRHRGSVGRPLPTNAVIRFARRFSVVREEVPAPGGSFPSYVLTARGTSPTRTVVYLHGGGYTAGIDPFHVRYAARLASRLGLRVVVPDYPLAPEHTWRDSHDALVDLAASWGERSPGGTVLAGDSAGGGLALALALSLRDRGLPQPDRLLLHSPWVDLSTSTPETEAYDAVDPWLFLGKLRAYALWWAGSPEDLTRPEVSPALGDLAGLPPALVFQGTRDLLTPGTRLLARRAREAGWRLTYVEEPGLLHVYPLLPLVPEARRAWRRTEEFLR; encoded by the coding sequence GTGCCGTCCCTGACCCACCAGGCCCTCGCCTGGAGCCTCCCCCGGCTGCGCCGCTCCCGCGAGCTCGACTCCCCCGAGACCGAGCGCGCCCGGATCGAGCAGCGGCACCGCGGCAGCGTCGGCCGGCCGCTGCCGACCAACGCGGTGATCCGGTTCGCGCGGCGGTTCTCGGTGGTGCGCGAGGAGGTCCCGGCCCCGGGCGGGTCGTTCCCGTCGTACGTCCTGACCGCGCGGGGGACCTCGCCCACGCGGACCGTGGTCTACCTGCACGGCGGCGGCTACACCGCCGGGATCGACCCCTTCCACGTGCGGTACGCCGCACGGCTGGCCTCGCGGCTCGGCCTGCGGGTCGTCGTCCCCGACTACCCGCTCGCGCCCGAGCACACCTGGCGCGACTCCCACGACGCCCTCGTCGACCTCGCCGCCTCGTGGGGCGAGCGCTCCCCCGGCGGCACCGTGCTCGCCGGCGACTCCGCCGGCGGCGGGCTGGCGCTCGCGCTGGCCCTCTCGCTGCGCGACCGGGGGCTGCCCCAGCCCGACCGGCTGCTGCTGCACTCCCCCTGGGTCGACCTGAGCACGAGCACCCCGGAGACCGAGGCGTACGACGCCGTCGACCCGTGGCTGTTCCTCGGCAAGCTGCGCGCCTACGCGCTGTGGTGGGCCGGCTCCCCCGAGGACCTGACGCGCCCCGAGGTCTCCCCGGCGCTCGGCGACCTGGCCGGGCTGCCGCCGGCCCTGGTGTTCCAGGGGACGCGCGACCTGCTCACGCCGGGCACCCGGCTGCTCGCCCGGCGGGCCCGCGAGGCCGGCTGGCGGCTGACCTACGTGGAGGAGCCGGGGCTGCTCCACGTCTACCCGCTGCTGCCGCTCGTGCCGGAGGCCCGGCGCGCGTGGCGTCGTACCGAGGAGTTCCTGCGATGA
- a CDS encoding carboxymuconolactone decarboxylase family protein: MPSTFRIPRATPTGLLGRALEAYARRTYGQVPDNAYVLWHHRKALRAVLSFEAKVAKFDALDPHLRTYALLASAGTIGCSWCLDFGYFLAHDEGLDTMKVREVPRWRESEVFSDLERDVMDYAEAMSETPLRVTDAMVAGLVDRLGVPAVVELTQMVALENMRSRFNAAAGLESQGFSDVCELPLATVRR; this comes from the coding sequence ATGCCCAGCACGTTCCGCATCCCCCGCGCCACCCCCACCGGCCTCCTCGGCCGCGCGCTGGAGGCCTACGCCCGCCGCACCTACGGCCAGGTCCCCGACAACGCCTACGTCCTGTGGCACCACCGCAAGGCGCTGCGCGCGGTGCTGTCGTTCGAGGCCAAGGTCGCGAAGTTCGACGCGCTCGACCCGCACCTGCGCACCTACGCCCTGCTCGCGAGCGCCGGCACGATCGGGTGCAGCTGGTGCCTGGACTTCGGCTACTTCCTCGCCCACGACGAGGGCCTCGACACGATGAAGGTCCGCGAGGTGCCGCGGTGGCGTGAGTCGGAGGTGTTCAGCGACCTCGAGCGCGACGTCATGGACTACGCCGAGGCGATGAGCGAGACGCCCCTGCGGGTCACCGACGCGATGGTCGCGGGCCTCGTCGACCGGCTCGGCGTCCCGGCGGTGGTCGAGCTGACCCAGATGGTCGCCCTGGAGAACATGCGCTCGCGGTTCAACGCCGCCGCCGGGCTGGAGAGCCAGGGTTTCTCCGACGTCTGCGAGCTGCCCCTGGCTACGGTCCGGAGGTGA
- a CDS encoding RNA polymerase sigma-70 factor, whose amino-acid sequence MTDAEAHAETYATYRNLLFTVAYEVLGSAADAEDVLQETWLRWAEVDLAEVRDPRAYLVRVVTRQSLNRLRTLARRKESYVGPWLPEPLLTVPDVAEDVELADSVSTAMLLVLETLTPTERAVFVLREVFDVPYDEIAAAVDRSPAAVRQVAHRARGHVAARRPRVSVSRAEQQAVVDRFLAAAATGDLASLVEALAPDVVLTSDGGGLRSAALRPITGRDKVLRFLLGVLPTEGDVRMDTVDLNGAPAWRFVIDGVLDTVATLLVEDGAVSGIYVVRNPEKLARLGHPDGPVVLAR is encoded by the coding sequence GTGACCGACGCCGAGGCGCACGCCGAGACCTACGCGACGTACCGCAACCTGCTCTTCACCGTCGCCTACGAGGTCCTCGGCTCGGCCGCCGACGCCGAGGACGTCCTCCAGGAGACGTGGCTGCGCTGGGCCGAGGTCGACCTCGCCGAGGTCCGCGACCCCCGCGCCTACCTCGTCCGGGTCGTCACCCGCCAGTCCCTCAACCGGCTGCGCACGCTCGCGCGCCGCAAGGAGTCCTACGTCGGCCCGTGGCTGCCCGAGCCGCTGCTGACCGTGCCCGACGTCGCCGAGGACGTCGAGCTCGCCGACAGCGTCTCGACCGCGATGCTGCTCGTGCTGGAGACGCTGACGCCGACCGAGCGGGCGGTCTTCGTGCTGCGCGAGGTCTTCGACGTGCCGTACGACGAGATCGCGGCCGCCGTGGACAGGTCGCCGGCCGCGGTGCGCCAGGTCGCGCACCGGGCGCGCGGCCACGTCGCGGCGCGCCGCCCGCGGGTGAGCGTCAGCCGCGCGGAGCAGCAGGCGGTCGTCGACCGCTTCCTCGCGGCGGCCGCGACCGGCGACCTGGCCTCGCTGGTCGAGGCGCTCGCCCCGGACGTCGTGCTCACCAGCGACGGCGGCGGGCTGCGCTCGGCGGCGCTGCGCCCGATCACCGGCCGGGACAAGGTGCTGCGGTTCCTGCTCGGCGTGCTGCCGACCGAGGGCGACGTGCGCATGGACACGGTCGACCTCAACGGCGCCCCGGCGTGGCGCTTCGTCATCGACGGGGTGCTCGACACCGTCGCCACGCTGCTGGTCGAGGACGGCGCGGTGAGCGGCATCTACGTCGTGCGCAACCCCGAGAAGCTCGCGCGTCTCGGGCACCCCGACGGGCCGGTGGTGCTCGCGCGCTAG
- a CDS encoding thiamine ABC transporter substrate-binding protein yields MRSVRALASTALVGLTATALTACSLVGGGDDDERAADGSTPPGGSEVVLVTHESFTLPEEVLAAFEEESGYRLKVRSAGDAGSLTNRLVLTKSSPLGDVVFGVDNTFASRALEEGVIADTDVERPAGAATYDLEAGEGSDDLVPVDTGNVCVNIDDTWFAREGLEPPTTLDDLADPAYRDLLVVPGATTSSPGLAFLLATIAEHGEEWADYWERLVGNGAKLVDGWSDAYQVDFTQGGGKGDRPIVVSYDSSPAFTLDGEGGTTTSALLDTCFRQVEYAGLLEGAENPEGGEALLEFLLGPEVQAALPESMYVFPVRDDVELPADWARFAEQPTEAYAVDPAEIAANRDTWLREWSDVTTR; encoded by the coding sequence ATGAGATCCGTGCGCGCGCTCGCGTCCACCGCCCTGGTCGGCCTGACGGCCACCGCCCTCACCGCCTGCTCGCTCGTGGGCGGGGGTGACGACGACGAGCGGGCCGCCGACGGCAGCACACCCCCCGGCGGGAGCGAGGTCGTGCTGGTCACCCACGAGTCCTTCACCCTCCCCGAGGAGGTGCTGGCGGCCTTCGAGGAGGAGAGCGGCTACCGGCTGAAGGTCCGCAGCGCCGGCGACGCCGGGTCGCTGACCAACCGGCTGGTGCTGACCAAGTCCAGCCCGCTCGGCGACGTCGTCTTCGGCGTCGACAACACCTTCGCGTCGCGGGCGCTCGAGGAGGGCGTCATCGCCGACACCGACGTCGAGCGGCCGGCCGGCGCGGCGACGTACGACCTCGAGGCGGGCGAGGGGTCCGACGACCTCGTCCCGGTCGACACCGGCAACGTGTGCGTCAACATCGACGACACCTGGTTCGCCCGCGAGGGCCTCGAGCCGCCGACGACGCTCGACGACCTCGCCGACCCGGCCTACCGCGACCTGCTCGTCGTCCCCGGCGCCACCACCAGCTCACCCGGCCTGGCGTTCCTGCTCGCGACGATCGCGGAGCACGGCGAGGAGTGGGCCGACTACTGGGAGCGTCTGGTCGGCAACGGCGCGAAGCTCGTCGACGGCTGGTCGGACGCCTACCAGGTCGACTTCACCCAGGGCGGCGGCAAGGGCGACCGGCCGATCGTCGTCTCCTACGACTCCTCGCCCGCCTTCACCCTCGACGGCGAGGGCGGCACGACCACCAGCGCGCTGCTCGACACGTGCTTCCGCCAGGTCGAGTACGCCGGGCTGCTCGAGGGCGCGGAGAACCCCGAGGGCGGCGAGGCGCTCCTGGAGTTCCTGCTCGGCCCCGAGGTGCAGGCGGCGCTGCCGGAGTCGATGTACGTCTTCCCGGTCCGCGACGACGTCGAGCTGCCCGCCGACTGGGCGCGCTTCGCCGAGCAGCCGACCGAGGCGTACGCCGTCGACCCGGCCGAGATCGCCGCGAACCGCGACACATGGCTGCGCGAGTGGAGCGACGTCACCACCCGGTGA